Proteins from one Fischerella sp. PCC 9605 genomic window:
- a CDS encoding circadian clock KaiB family protein: MDYSLQANNDSNNFLDNSQDAFESLSALDLEKYILRLYVASKSIKSLRAIKQIQKLCEEHLQGRYELEVVDIYQQPERLEADQVFAVPTLIKEFPLPFKKLVGDMTDTKKIITSLAL, encoded by the coding sequence ATGGATTATTCTTTACAAGCTAACAATGACTCAAATAACTTTTTGGATAACTCTCAAGATGCATTTGAGTCACTTTCCGCTCTGGATTTAGAAAAATACATCTTGCGGTTGTATGTTGCCAGCAAGAGTATTAAATCTTTACGCGCTATTAAACAAATTCAAAAACTTTGCGAAGAGCACTTGCAAGGACGTTATGAACTAGAAGTTGTTGATATTTATCAGCAACCTGAACGTTTAGAAGCAGATCAAGTTTTTGCTGTTCCTACGCTCATCAAGGAATTTCCACTGCCATTCAAGAAGCTAGTTGGAGACATGACAGATACCAAAAAAATTATCACGTCTTTAGCTCTGTGA